In bacterium, the DNA window CACAGATAGGACAATACTCCTGAAAACACATGCCCCCTATCATTGCCCTGCTCCACACGGCGAATTCGCTGTCTCCGTGTTCGCCCAGAATATACGCATGGATGTTTCTGGCGTCCACATTACAATGCTTACTCAGCAGAAACCTTAAACGGGCGCTGTCAAGCACTGTCCCCGAGCTGATTACTTCTCCGGGCGGTTTGCCCGATATCTTATATGCCGCATAAGCAAGGATATCGACCGGATTTGAAACTACGAGAAGAACGGCCTCCGGGGAATACTTCATTATTTCAGGAATAATTTTCCTGTACAGCGCGATATTCTGTTTAACAAGGTCTATTCTGGATTGGCCATGTTTCTGTTTAGCGCCCGCCGTAATAATTACAATCTCAGAATCATGAATATCCGGATAACCTCCGGCGATAATTTCAACAGGCCTGACATAAGGAGCTCCATGGTTTAAATCCATTGACTCCCCCTCCGCCCTGTTCCTGTCAAGATCCACCAGCACTATTTTCCTGACAACACCTTTTATAACAAGGGCGTAAGCGCACCTTATGCCTACATTGCCGCATCCGATTATTGATATTTTAGGTTTTAATCCAGGCATAACCACCGTTATATATAAAAATATATTATAACACTATAAATCTTTTATTAAAAATAAAATTAAAATAAGGGCGGCAAGTTACCTTGCCGCCCTTAACACCCGGTTTTCGGCGCACGTTATTCGAACTTCATATTATCGATGTAAATAACACCCTCTTTATCCGTGCATATCTGATCGAAAACGATTGTAAACTCATACATAGAGGACCAGTCCTTTATCTGCGGGAACTTATTCAAAGGAACCTGGACTTTCTGCCACTCTCCCGTAACTCCTCTTACCTGAAATCTGGACACGCCTCCCGCGTTATCTTTAAGTTCAACCCAGAAAGTCTGCGTAAAACCATCTTCCTTGTCACCCTTGACATAGAAAGTAAGGTTTTTTGCTTCCGAAACATCCATATCATTAAGCCTGCTCCAGTAACCGTTATAGGCAATGCCCGGGTACCCATCGATATAATTAGTCCCCGTTGTCAAATCATAGCTCAACATAAGGGCGCTTCCATTTTCACCGACTCTCTCGTCTTCGGTTATCTCGAATTCACAGTATTGTTCCGAGTCACTGTCATTACAGTTCCAAACGCCTCTTTCTCCTCCAAGAGAATTTTCAAGCCCGTCTTCATCAAAATCATCAACCAGAATTTCTTCGGCGAATGCCGTCTGGCAAAACAGAAAAACCGAAACCAGCATCAAAAGACTCAGTATTTTCGACATATACAATTCCTCCTTTTCCTTTAAATCAGTTTTTCTTTAGGCAGGTTCTTATCCGTAGACTGTCTTAAAATAATCTTGCTTTTCAATTTTACGATTTTGCTGGAAAAATCCTTTTCTTTGATAGCTTCAACAAGCATCCTTGCCCCCTCTCTGCCCATTTCAAACATCGGCTGTCTGACCGATGTCAGAGGAGGATAGCTTATCCTGCTGAACATCATATCGTCAAAACCCATCACCGCAATATCCTCCGGTATCCGCTTGTTTAACTCTTTCAGCGCTTCCATTCCCGCATAAGCCTGGACGTCGCTCCCATAAATGATTGCGTCAACGGCAGGCTCTCTCTCTATCAATTCAGCAGTCGCAAGCGCGGATTCTTTCAATTGAAATGATGTTTCCGAAACCATCAGATACGGGTCGTAGCGGATTGTATTTTCAGCAAGCGCCTTTTTATAACCCTCCAGCCTTTGGAACCATACATTTTCGGTGGATTCGGAAGGCATTATGATCCCGATTTTCCTTCGGCCGAGTCCGATAAGTTCCTTTACGGCATCATAGCACGCTTCGACATTATCAATATAAACACTCATGCCGCAATCAGACTTGTTATTAAGAAGAACGACAGGGACCCCGCTTTTATGCAAACGCGCGATATTGGAATCCGAAATATTCAGAAATACCGAGATCAATCCCGCTATGCTTTTATCCTGCATAATTTTTTCAAGAAAAATAGACTTTCTTTCCTCATTGTACATCTGGCTTTGAAGATTCAGCGAATATCTCAATTCATACAGCCCCGAATCATGGAGGACAGAATCCACCCCGTTCTGGATCTCTCTCGTCAGATGCTCCCCCGCCGAAGCATATATGACCCCTATATATTTTAACGTGCTTGCATACATTCCCGACTGCCTGGCTTTTATATAGGGAGAGTATCCCAGCCTCTGCGCGGTTTTTTCTATTTTCCTCTGAACAGGAAGGCTTATACCTCCCCTGTTGTTAAGGGCTTTAGATACTGCCGCAGGAGAAACACCCGTTTCTCTGGCAACATCAGCTATTGTCACGCTTGTGTTATTCTTTTTCATTGGTATAGCCCTCAGGATTTTAGAGGCCTGTTTCAAGTTTATCCGCTTTCCTTGTGGGGGAAGAGGGAAACATGAGATTCAAAACAGACCTCCGATTAATCTTAAACCGATTTTTCATTAATTGATTTATAAATAGTAAAATGTTTTACTAAACAAGAATATACATCCTGTTATAAATTTTGTCAAGCCGGAATTATTAACCCGTATAAGAAGAAATTGACTGCCTCTTGATAAGCTGAGGCTTAAATACAGTGGCAATCTCGGGTATCTGTTTTTTATCTATGATTTTTAATATTTTCATAGCGGCTTCCTTCCCCATTTCTATCAAGGGGACCTTAACCGATGTCAGCGTGGGGTTAACTGCCGGGAGAAACAGCATATCATTAAAACCTGTTACAGAAACATCTTCAGGCACAGATAAGTTGTTCTTTTTAAGAGTCGTAATACATGCAAAAGCCATGACATCATCAGAAGCCGCAACCGCGCTGAATTTCTTTTCCTGTGAAATAAAATCTTTCAGCGCTTCCGCCGTATTTTCATATTTAAAAAATCCCTCGAGCACATATTGCCCGTCAAATTCAATATTGTTATCTTTAAGAGCCTTCTTATAACCGCTTAACCTGTCCTGATCAAGCTGATATTTTAAAGAACCCGCCATAAAAACTATTTTCCTGTGTCCGAGCTTTATCAGCTCCGATGTAACATCATACAACCCCTTTTGATTATCCATAAGGACCGACGGGATCTCTTTCCCTCTGATATACCTGTTGACAAGAAGCACGGGAAATTTCTCCTTCCACAGGCTTAAAATTTCCTTTTCATTTATCGCCTCACTCAAAATAATAACACCGTCAACCCTTCTTTCTTTTATAGCCTGAAGATAATGCTGGGATAACGGTTTATTCCTGGCGGAAACCGTTCCCAAAAGCTGAAGATAATAACCGTTTTCCTGAAGCACATATGCGATGCCGCTGATTATCTGGCTGAAATAAGGCCCCACAACATCCTTAAAATCCTCAAGAGCCACCGCGACGGAAAAACTCTTTTTGCTGACAAGGCTTCTTGCAATGATATTAGGGGTATATTTCATCTGTTTTATAATTTTCTCAACTTTACCCCGGGTTTTGCCGCCGACTTTATGCAAATCCTTTTTATTCAGGACTCTTGAAACTGTGGAAATGGAAACTCCGGCTTTCTTCGCAATGTCCTTGCATGTATAAGCCATATTATTTGTTCTCCAGGATAATGTCATCTATACAGATTCTCTTTTCCGAATCGGTTCTTTTGGTCATAATTTCGATTGAAAACTCGCGTATCCCGTCCGCATCTATAATTTTATTGCCGTAAGATGAAAAAGCGGCAGATCTTGAAAAATCATTTTTTATGTCAATTACAAACCTGTTCTTTTCACCCCGGGAAACGGATATCGGATAAGTCTCGAAAGGCTCCCCTTCCCTGTCCTTGATTTTCAGTTTAATTATAACCCCCGCATCATCGGTATAAGCGGAAAAAGCCAGTCCGGAATACTTGCTCCAGTCCTGGGGGTAAAGGAAAGGCCGGCTGATAATGCCTGACGACAATTTTGCGTTTTTCCCGGGGCTTAAGATTATTTCCATACAACTTCCTTCGGACAGTTTCCCGTTTGTCGAAAGATGCCTTTTAATCTCTGCATTACTGCCCAGAATAAGTTCTTTCAGATAGGCGTTTTCGAACTTTACCTCTGTTTCCTCGAAATCGTCCACAACCGGCGCAAAATAATACCTGGGGTCGTAATCAATTTCCCGGACTGTTTTATTGTTTTCCTCATCCTTCTGGTCCATTGAAAAAGGATTGAATTCCTCCTTTGCGAATATATACCAGGCTGTGCTGGAAACACATACGGGTTTATCCTGCATCATCCAGCTGCCGTAAGCCGGTGTTCCCTCGTTGGTGGCATACGGCAAAGCCGCGGCATATTTATGAACAGCGCTCGGGGTCAGCGCTTTTTCTATTTCTTTAAGGTATTTGTTCCTCTCGCCTTCTCTGCCCGCCCTGCCAAAAGCAAGCACCATCTGTCCCGTCCCTTCCAGCCATATGGCATCTTTATCGGGGAAAGGCGAATTTTCATAACTTGAACCGAAATCGAAACCCTCTATTTCGACGTTATTTACTTTATACAACTGTTTGTTCATGCTTTTTTCAATCGCAAAATCCAGAGTGCCCGAATATTTCTTGCCGAGGCTCAACACAGCCCAGCTTGAGAGATCCGTGGCATAGTTGGGATTATACTTTTTCCTCCCCATATAAAATCTCTCCGTTTTTTCATCCCATGGATCATTTTCAAGCCAGTTTTTTATATCTTTAGCCGACTTAAGATACTTATCGTTACCGGTCAATATGCCTAAATCCCTCAATGCCGCATAACAGTCAAAATTATGCTCTGTCGCCATCCATGCCATAGGAGATCCGTCGCCATAATAACCGCCTATTATCCCCCCTTCGAATGACTGCAGCGAAAGCAACCACTCCGCAACCGCTTCCGCTAAAGGAAGGTATTGCGTATCATCCGTAACATAAGTATAGTGGTTTACAGCAAGAAGTATCCACGCGTTGGGCCCGGCGGCCCATGTTTCTCCCCATACCCCTTCTCTGGAGTAAGCATCGCAGAATCCTATGAACTTGCCGTATTTTAATAACTGTTCATCGTATGTTTCCTGAAAAAATCCGAGGAGTAATTTTGCCCTGTCATAATCACCGTGAAGAGTAAACACCATTACTGCGAGAGCCTGGTCATAGGTAAAAGCTGAATTCCCGCCTTCATGACTTGGAACAAGCCCGTTATGAAAAATAAACCGGTTTCTGTTAGCCCTCTGCTGGGCGATAAACCATTGGTATGAACGTTCAAGCCCGCTCCAACCTTCCGCTTCTTTCCCGGGAAAGAAAAAAAAATCAATATTAACAAGCCACAGGATTGCACATATCAAAGTCATCGCCGGTATAAAATATAACAAAAAAAAGAGGCGCTTTTTATTCATCTTTCATTTCCAGTCTTTTTAAATCCTTATCGGCAAAAGACGCGTAGCTGCTGTCCGGAAACCCGTCGATGACTTTTTTATAACAGGTTTTCGCATCCTCTGTCCGTTTCTGTGACTCATACAGAGAGGCAAGCTGATATGTCAATTTGACCAAAACCGCCTTGTCAATATCCAGAGCCGTAACTTTTTCAAGAAAAGGTATCTCCTTCCCGACCCTTGCATCATGAGGATATTTTGCAAATATACTCATCATCTTCGGTATGGCATCAAGGGCAAAAGAGCTTTCAGGATAATTAAATATAATCCTGCTGTATTCATACTCCGCTTTCTTCAACTGGCCCCTGGAATCATAAATCCGGGCCAGGCGGCTTATCGCTTCCACGGTTTTGCCGGCTTTGGGATATTTATCGACTATGAGCTGGAAGACATCCACCGCTTTGTCGTAAAGCTGCCGTTCCTCGTACAGATTGCCCAGACTGAACAGTAATGCGCATGACTCACTCTGGTCATTCTTATTTACAGCGACCTCTATATATTTCCCGAATAAGACACCTGCTTCAGATATCCTTTCGGGTTGAAGCATTTCCTCCTCTTTCCCGGCATCAAAAAGAATATCCGCCGCTTTGTCAGGCGAGAATTCAGAAACAATCATATCGGCATACTTTTCTATCAGTTTTCTGGAATAAACCGGTTCCCCGTTTTCTGAAAGAAGGGCCGCGTATTCCTTTAATATGTCCGGGTCGGAAGTTTCCGTTGAATACAGTAAAAGCATATCATAAAGCTTCTCCAATGCGACGCGTTCATTCCGGTCCATCAGCTCGCGATGGGCAAGCCAGTTCAGATATTGATATTTTATGCTGTTTTTATCAGGCCTGAGAGGCGAAGAATTCTTTTCTGTTTCTTTCAAAATCTCTCTCAGAAGATTCCCGCTCACTTTAGCATAAACAGCCCAATTTTCTCCGGTTTCAAGCTTCCTGAGATAAACCCACTTTTCAAAAGCATCGGCCTTCAATATATCCACAGCCGGAAATTGTCCGGCTTCAGGTTTATAAAAAGCCGGGACCGGTTTTTTGTTCAATATAATCCTTTTTATGCCGCTCAGCCAATTAAGAAACCGGTCAAAAACAGACAGGGAACCTTTCAGCGCGCCGTACCCGCTTTTCGGAGCCCTGTAACCGTCGTTAATGCCCCAATGTTCTTCTATGGTATCATCCAGCTCGCCGGGCCTTCCCGATTTATTCCAGTTATCGCACCATTCAAAAAGCAAAAAACCCATAAGTTTCTTATCAACGGCTTTTATCTGGCGGCTGACAACTTCCCTCTGTGTCATGCCTGAAGATTTTTCCCAGAAAGTGCTGTACCCCATTTCTGAAATCAAGGCCGGTTTGCCGAATTTCTTTGACAGGGAAAGGATTTCATTCACCATCCTGTCGGCGTACTCAGCGTCAAATGTCCCGTTCCAGTCCTTCAAACCCACATAAGTATTAAAACTCATAAAATCAAGAAACCCGGAACCGACCGCGGCGCCTTCTTCATAATGGATCATGTTAGAACCCGTAACAGGCCTGGAAGGGTCTGTTTTTTTCACCGAACTATATATCTTTTTCAGGAAAGCGTTAACTTTTTCAGAACCGTATCTTTCTATAACATCCCCTTTCTCGGAGCCGAAAGTAAATGGCGCATCATTCCATATAGCCCACGCAATGACAACTTTCCTGTCCTTATGCTTCAAAACATTTGATACGGCCTGTTTCTGGAGGATATTCAACTGGAAAGGCGAAGTGAAATCCGTCCACCCGCCCGGGAAACACACTGTTTCAATGAGATAAATCCCTTTTTTCTCCGCAATATCGAGCACAAAATCAGGAAGCATATCATACGTCCTGATGGTATTGATTCCCGCCTGCTTCATCATCTCAAAATCTTTTTCTATCACCTCAGCGGGAACCTGCGAAAAATGCGTTGTCCTGGGATAGCATAAGGAATAATTCACGCCTCTTATCTGCCCTATATCCGCGGGAATTAACAGAAAGAAGACCAGGAGCAGCAGGGCAGAGGAAAACAGGCTGACCCACAAAATTCTTTTTCTTGATTCCATCGCTTACACTCCGAATACTTAAAAATGAAGGAAGGGCGCACGGTAAAAACATGCCCTTCCCGAAACCTTAGTGCTCATTATTGGTAAATATAAAGCTGTCTATATATATTGTATCGCCTTTTGTGTTTCCTACATCGGGCCCGAAAGCGATTCCGACATTGTCAAGATGTTTTAAATCAACTTTTTTCCTTATTTCATCCATGGGTATTACGACTTTTTTCCATTCCTTTGCCGCATCCGGAACATTATATTTCACCTGCGGCATATAATTTAAGGCGTTAGCGTCGCGGAAAAGAATCTGAATATGCTCCCCCCCATTTTCACCTTTAAGCCAGAAAGTAAGATATTTATATCCGGAGACATCTTTGCTGTCGACTGTTATGGGCATGGTTGTTAAATCAAGGGTTGGGCCTAAGTTCATCGAAAAACTTCCCCATGATTCATTGGGTTTGCTGCCCATCGCGTTTACCAATCTGAATGAATGTTTTCCGTCATAAACATTTTCCACGCTGTAATCCGCGCACGGGGGCTCATAAACCCAGCTGTACGGCACTGTATCTTTTTCTTCCCAATTAGGCTCAAGCGAGCCGTATACCCCTATTTCCCCGCCCAGATTATTGGGCCAGCCTTCAAAATCCGCTACAAGCATTTCTGTCTCTTCGGCAAAAACATGGATACTGACAGCCAAAACAAAGACACCCGCCATTAGAAATATTCTCTTCACAATACCCTCCTTTTCTTTTAAGGGAAACCTGTCTTTTAGGAAAACGTTTTACTAATAAATAACATCTTTTTCGGTGGTTGTCAAGCTGCCTGTTTGCCTGATTACATCCCTGATTATACCCCCGCCGATTACAATATCATTATCATAAAGAACAACTGATTGCCCCGGTGTGACGGCTCTTTGCAAATCATTAAACTCTATGCGTAACTCATTACCCATAAGCGAGATACTGCAAGCCGCCTCCTTATGGGCATATCTTATCTTAGCCTTGCATTTCCGGGGAAGCTTTTCCGTAAACAAATTCAGATTATCGGCAATCAAAACCCTTGACCCCAAGTATTCCTCTCTTCCCGCAACCAGTATATTTTTTTCTGCATCGATGTTAATTACATAATAAGGCCGGCCGCCTCCTATGCCCAGTCCCTCCCTCTGTCCTATTGTATAATAAAGGAAACCCTTATGCTCGCCGATAATATTGCCTTCCAAGTCGATTATCTTCCCGGATTTTACAGGACCCGCCCGATTCAACAGAAAATTTCTATAGTCTCTATCCTTTATAAAACATATATCCTGGCTTTGCGGCCGGCGCGATAACCCCCAGGGTTGGCCGCCGGCAATTTTAATGACTTCGCTTTTTACCGACTCACAAAGCGGAAAAATGACATAATCCAGGCATTCCTTTCTTATTCCATAAAGAAAATACGTCTGGTCTTTTTTTTCATCCTTCGGTTTTGAAATAAATAAAGAGCCGTCTTTTTTGGCAATAGCGGCATAATGGCCTGTCGCAATAAGGTCAAATCCGGATTCCCTGGCATATTCAAGAAAAAGGCCGAATTTGATATGCCTGTTGCAGATTACGCAGGGATTGGGGGTCCTTCCAGCTTTATATTCATTTATAAAGGGTTTTATTACTTTTTCTTCAAGTTCTCTGGAAAAATTTACACTTTTGTGTTTTATATCAAGCGCCGAACAAACTCTCGAAGCATCAGTTACGTTGTTTTCGTCACTCGATTCATCAACACCAAAACACATAGTAACCGCTTCGATGCTGTATCCCTGTTTTTTCAGCATATATGCCGCGACCGAAGAATCCACACCTCCGCTCATGGCAACTAACACTTTTCTGTTCATAAAAAACCCAATTGGAAATATTTCTACAATTAAACCATATCGCGGGTAAGTTAAAAAGCAAAAGATGTCATTTATTTGCGGTTTTTAATAAGTTTATCTAAAGGGCTTTTGTTAACTCTTTTTTCAAGCACATCCACTGCCGCATCCGAAAGCAGTATTTTCATGATTTTCCCGTTTACATCGGTGTTATTCATGCTTTTATCGTATCTATCGGATATTTCCGCGGCAAGATCCCCCTTGTTTACTTCAAACTTCACATCGTTCATTTTCCTTGCCTTGTCATATATGCCGATTAAAAAATCCGTTTCCTCTTCTTCATCCATATTAGGCTCCATAAAATGATATTTTATACGCTGTATGAAACGTTGCGCTATCTCCTCTTTCCTGGCATCGTAAGCCTTTTCGGGAAGAACCCTTATCTGTTCAACATGCTTAATGTACTTCTCTCCGGAATCAGCCTGGCCTATCCTGTTCCCCTCCTTCGGGGGGATAACACAGGGCTTGTAAGATTTGATGGCTTCTATCTGGTAGCTCTCCAGTCTGGATTTCACCAGGTCGGCTAATTCTTCCATCTTCTTAAAATATTCTATCTCCGTCTCCTTTTCCCTGCGGTGAGCCTCAGCGTACTTCTTTCTTGCCGCATCGGATATATTCCTGCCGTCTTCTACTTCACTTTTTACCTCATCCAGCGCTTTGCCTATGCTGTTCTTCCTGCTTTCCCTGTTTTTCAGGAATTCGCTCCTGTCTTTTTCCGCCTCTTTCGCATATTTAAGCAACCAGCCTGCCTGCTCATCGCTAAGTTCAAGGCCGTTCAACAGATTTATAACCACTACTTCATCCCTGGCACCCCTGTATTCACCATTTCCGGGGGCGGAAAGCACATCGGGAGCAGCGCAGGCAACAGAAGCAGAAAGAAATACAACAACAAAAAAAAGCTTCATACTTATCATATCCCATCAAGTTACGCGGGTTCGCGTTTAATATGATTTTATTTTTTTCTAAACCCGGCTGATTCCGCTTCAGCGCCTGATTCGAATATAAGAAGGTTTTCCCGCTTTATGCCCTCGTAGCCCGCGGATCCCGGCAAAAAATAGGTTCTTTCCGAAGAATCGGCCCTGATAAGGAACCTGTCCTCATAAGGGTCGTTTTCATGGCATATAAGACACCCTAATCCGAAAATATCGATAAACGGCGCGTATTTCAAAAAAACTATTTTTTCCCAGCTTTTGTCGCCGGATCCGCGGGGGAGAAGACGGGTATCGGCACAGGTATTTTCCAGCAACGGGAAAAATTTGGTAAGAAAGTTATATTCTTTATCGTTAATAAACACAACGGGTTCAATCTTCCTTCAAAGCAATAAACCTGCTGCAATTCTCGCATATATAAACATGATTTCTATATTTAATCTGGTTCTTAAGGCCTGTGGACAGGTTCATATAACAGCCCTGACACACACCGTCAACTACATCTACTATGGCAGTGCCGTATCTCTTTACCAGCCTGTCAAAACGGTTCAGATAATCGCTGTTTACATCGGAGCGCAGCATTTCAAGCTCTTTTTCCAGTTTAGGGCTTTTTCTCTTGAGTTTCGCCCGTTTTCTTTCAAGGTCCTGAAGTTTTCTCAAAATGGAAGCGGTACATACTATTTCGGCTTCCGCTTCCTCTATGACCTTTATTTTAATCGTAGACAGGAGCTCTATCATTTCGGTTTTATTTTTAGCCGATAAAATACTGTTTCTAAAATCCTGCTTCCTGAAGCTTTTTATCAGTGAGGAAAAAAGCTGGGTGAAAAGGATAGGAGTGGAAGGCTGCCAGACAACAAGAAAAACAAGATGGACGGGTTTTTTGTCAAAAGCGTTAAAATCAATTCCCTTGCTGCTTTTTCCCACTGCGATTGTCAGTCCCTTTCCCGTTTCAATTCTCGCATGCGGAAAAGCGATTCCATGGCCGATTGCCGTGGAATCCATCGATTCGCGGCGCAACACTCTTTCCACGATAACATCTTTGTTTAAATCTTCAAATGTCCCTGCAAGCTGCTTTATGACCGATTCGGAATCAGACCCTTCCAATTCTATTAACACGTTTCCGGATGATATAAATTCTGATAGCTTTTTCATTTGTTTTCTCCATTTCTCCCGCTGTCAAACCAAGAAGAAAATCCATTCTAACCGAAAAATTCTTTTTTTTAAATATATTTTTCAAAACCCGTCCTGTCTTTTGATCACAGGCAGGCTGAACCTGACAAAATAAATATACCCGCTTATCAGGCAACCGGCTGCAAAACAGATAATTATATGTCCGGCAGAAGCCGGTATGGATTTCCGCAACACCGCTGACAGCAATTATCATAGAGTTTATATATACTGATTTTCCCGCGCCTTATGGTATAATATCTCTGCCCTTTCAGGATTTGAGCATATGCAGGATAAAGAAAAAAATGAATACAATACCCGGATGGAGCTGCTCCGCAATTCCATGGAAAATGAGCTTTCCACCGCAATAACAATGGAAAAACTAAGCACTCTTTCCAGAAATGAACCTCTTTCGAAACTGCTTAAATACTTATCCTCTCAGGGCGAAATCCACCATGACAGGCTTCAGGAACTATTCAAGCTTGTAAAGTCTTCCGGCGAATTATCTTTGCTCCAGAAAATAAAGATGGCTGTTTTCCCCTCTGTAACCTTTGCATCCAAAACAAAGCATTTAAAGGTAATCGAGCAGATACGAAAAAGGATCCGCGCAGATGAAGACCCGCTGAAAATATGCGAGGATATCATAACATTAATGACAAACCTGATACACGAGATCAATGAATTGAAAAAACACTCGCTTAATAACAATGAACTCGATATTATTGACTGGCTTATGGAAGAGAAAACAAGGCTTATAACAGAAATTGAAAAAACCGGATTTAAAAAGGAATTTAAAATAGGCCTTTTTTCCAAAACATAAATAACTTGACTTTTATTTCCGTGAATATAAAATAATCTTAACAATAAGGACATATGTTCTTTACAGAATTTTAACCATAGATAGAGTTATATTCTGTTTGTACCAGAAAAAAGAAAATACGGGAGGAGGAATACATGTTGAAGAAAGCCGGATTGGTTATGCTGGTTGCCGTCTTTGCGTTATCCTGCACCAGCACTTTCTCAATGCAGAGAGATGTGGGTAAAATCGCCACCCCAAGGGTCGAAGATGAGACACTTGATCTCAAAATCGCCAGGAATCAGGCGCGGGAAGATTTTAACGCCGCTAACAAATCTTTGTATAAAGCAAGGGTTGCATACAACAAAGCAAGGCTTTGCGACCGTCCTAAAGAAGAGATAGAGCAAAAACACCAGGATTATCTTAAAGCTAAAACCGCTAAGGATAATGCGCAGGCTAAACT includes these proteins:
- a CDS encoding tetratricopeptide repeat protein; the protein is MESRKRILWVSLFSSALLLLVFFLLIPADIGQIRGVNYSLCYPRTTHFSQVPAEVIEKDFEMMKQAGINTIRTYDMLPDFVLDIAEKKGIYLIETVCFPGGWTDFTSPFQLNILQKQAVSNVLKHKDRKVVIAWAIWNDAPFTFGSEKGDVIERYGSEKVNAFLKKIYSSVKKTDPSRPVTGSNMIHYEEGAAVGSGFLDFMSFNTYVGLKDWNGTFDAEYADRMVNEILSLSKKFGKPALISEMGYSTFWEKSSGMTQREVVSRQIKAVDKKLMGFLLFEWCDNWNKSGRPGELDDTIEEHWGINDGYRAPKSGYGALKGSLSVFDRFLNWLSGIKRIILNKKPVPAFYKPEAGQFPAVDILKADAFEKWVYLRKLETGENWAVYAKVSGNLLREILKETEKNSSPLRPDKNSIKYQYLNWLAHRELMDRNERVALEKLYDMLLLYSTETSDPDILKEYAALLSENGEPVYSRKLIEKYADMIVSEFSPDKAADILFDAGKEEEMLQPERISEAGVLFGKYIEVAVNKNDQSESCALLFSLGNLYEERQLYDKAVDVFQLIVDKYPKAGKTVEAISRLARIYDSRGQLKKAEYEYSRIIFNYPESSFALDAIPKMMSIFAKYPHDARVGKEIPFLEKVTALDIDKAVLVKLTYQLASLYESQKRTEDAKTCYKKVIDGFPDSSYASFADKDLKRLEMKDE
- a CDS encoding LacI family transcriptional regulator, which codes for MAYTCKDIAKKAGVSISTVSRVLNKKDLHKVGGKTRGKVEKIIKQMKYTPNIIARSLVSKKSFSVAVALEDFKDVVGPYFSQIISGIAYVLQENGYYLQLLGTVSARNKPLSQHYLQAIKERRVDGVIILSEAINEKEILSLWKEKFPVLLVNRYIRGKEIPSVLMDNQKGLYDVTSELIKLGHRKIVFMAGSLKYQLDQDRLSGYKKALKDNNIEFDGQYVLEGFFKYENTAEALKDFISQEKKFSAVAASDDVMAFACITTLKKNNLSVPEDVSVTGFNDMLFLPAVNPTLTSVKVPLIEMGKEAAMKILKIIDKKQIPEIATVFKPQLIKRQSISSYTG
- a CDS encoding PTS sugar transporter subunit IIA, which translates into the protein MKKLSEFISSGNVLIELEGSDSESVIKQLAGTFEDLNKDVIVERVLRRESMDSTAIGHGIAFPHARIETGKGLTIAVGKSSKGIDFNAFDKKPVHLVFLVVWQPSTPILFTQLFSSLIKSFRKQDFRNSILSAKNKTEMIELLSTIKIKVIEEAEAEIVCTASILRKLQDLERKRAKLKRKSPKLEKELEMLRSDVNSDYLNRFDRLVKRYGTAIVDVVDGVCQGCYMNLSTGLKNQIKYRNHVYICENCSRFIALKED
- the mnmA gene encoding tRNA 2-thiouridine(34) synthase MnmA, with translation MNRKVLVAMSGGVDSSVAAYMLKKQGYSIEAVTMCFGVDESSDENNVTDASRVCSALDIKHKSVNFSRELEEKVIKPFINEYKAGRTPNPCVICNRHIKFGLFLEYARESGFDLIATGHYAAIAKKDGSLFISKPKDEKKDQTYFLYGIRKECLDYVIFPLCESVKSEVIKIAGGQPWGLSRRPQSQDICFIKDRDYRNFLLNRAGPVKSGKIIDLEGNIIGEHKGFLYYTIGQREGLGIGGGRPYYVINIDAEKNILVAGREEYLGSRVLIADNLNLFTEKLPRKCKAKIRYAHKEAACSISLMGNELRIEFNDLQRAVTPGQSVVLYDNDIVIGGGIIRDVIRQTGSLTTTEKDVIY
- a CDS encoding LacI family transcriptional regulator, whose amino-acid sequence is MKKNNTSVTIADVARETGVSPAAVSKALNNRGGISLPVQRKIEKTAQRLGYSPYIKARQSGMYASTLKYIGVIYASAGEHLTREIQNGVDSVLHDSGLYELRYSLNLQSQMYNEERKSIFLEKIMQDKSIAGLISVFLNISDSNIARLHKSGVPVVLLNNKSDCGMSVYIDNVEACYDAVKELIGLGRRKIGIIMPSESTENVWFQRLEGYKKALAENTIRYDPYLMVSETSFQLKESALATAELIEREPAVDAIIYGSDVQAYAGMEALKELNKRIPEDIAVMGFDDMMFSRISYPPLTSVRQPMFEMGREGARMLVEAIKEKDFSSKIVKLKSKIILRQSTDKNLPKEKLI
- a CDS encoding L-lactate dehydrogenase; the protein is MPGLKPKISIIGCGNVGIRCAYALVIKGVVRKIVLVDLDRNRAEGESMDLNHGAPYVRPVEIIAGGYPDIHDSEIVIITAGAKQKHGQSRIDLVKQNIALYRKIIPEIMKYSPEAVLLVVSNPVDILAYAAYKISGKPPGEVISSGTVLDSARLRFLLSKHCNVDARNIHAYILGEHGDSEFAVWSRAMIGGMCFQEYCPICEKNSCCDREKELSGIFSEVRDSAYKIIDRKGETSYGIGLALVKIVQSVVHDTRSILPVSTLVEGYYGVNDVYMSLPSVVGGRGIKEVLKISLDDKEQVLFKKSAETLKKVIKDCGI